A portion of the Cellulophaga algicola DSM 14237 genome contains these proteins:
- a CDS encoding LytR/AlgR family response regulator transcription factor, translating into MNCIIVDDEGAARMIVEQLCSKIPELDVIESFSNAMEAMKFLNQQTVDVIFLDIHMPGFTGIDFVQTLKNPPRIVLTTSDTNFAIEAYEYEAIVDYLVKPITQARFEKSIVKVKTALEKAKVPAQVTTKAASNAEEDIYINIDRRLIKLKLNEILVVEAKGDYIEVKTEKKNYRVHNTLKSIKDKLPDNMFLQIHRSYIINFTKIIDIEDNSVLIEKSVIPISRSNRPELMRRLNLL; encoded by the coding sequence ATGAACTGTATTATAGTCGACGATGAAGGTGCTGCACGAATGATTGTGGAACAATTATGTTCTAAAATCCCAGAATTAGATGTTATAGAATCTTTTTCTAATGCCATGGAAGCCATGAAATTTTTAAATCAGCAAACTGTTGATGTAATATTTTTAGACATTCATATGCCAGGCTTTACAGGAATAGATTTTGTTCAAACACTAAAAAATCCTCCTAGAATAGTCTTAACAACTTCAGATACTAATTTTGCTATTGAAGCATATGAATATGAAGCTATTGTAGATTACTTGGTAAAACCTATTACACAAGCTCGTTTTGAGAAATCTATTGTAAAGGTAAAAACTGCCCTAGAGAAAGCTAAAGTTCCTGCGCAAGTAACAACAAAAGCAGCTTCTAATGCAGAGGAAGATATTTACATTAATATTGATAGACGGTTGATAAAATTAAAGTTAAATGAAATATTAGTCGTAGAAGCAAAAGGCGATTATATTGAAGTAAAAACGGAAAAGAAGAACTATCGTGTACACAATACGTTAAAGAGTATTAAAGATAAATTACCTGATAATATGTTCTTGCAAATACACCGTTCTTATATCATTAATTTTACTAAAATTATTGACATTGAGGACAATAGTGTTTTGATAGAGAAGAGTGTAATCCCTATAAGTAGATCTAACCGACCAGAATTAATGAGAAGACTTAATCTTCTGTAA
- a CDS encoding MATE family efflux transporter, which yields MSTIKILLKKITPEQLFMGSVLLVNGGNYIYNLLLGRLLGPEAFAEAALLITLLLVLSFVGMTFQLATAKFAVLFSGDQWLSFKNRSYKHATIFGTIAGILIIVFSKNLQELFHTKSHWMFILFGIGVPLYFFMSVNRGNYQGNQDFKNLSITYQTEMWSRLLITIALLLLVPLESSFLVALGIGISFIFGLIPSDLKDLSFTSKAKLLPENAKRVTKFMILTACYEFTQIIINNSDILLVKHYFDALDAGLYASLALIGRVVYFVAWMFVMLLLPTVVQKQKDGEPTAPILFKYVGYIGLLSAVIVTACYIMPEFIITIMFGDAYIAMAGLLWQYALATSLFAIGNIFAYYFLSLDHYVPVILSGLLGMSQIILVVFYHDTLEIVVQVQIIAMAILLAVQIIYFLLKKSKL from the coding sequence ATGTCTACCATTAAAATCTTACTTAAAAAAATTACACCAGAACAATTGTTCATGGGTAGTGTTTTATTAGTAAACGGTGGTAATTATATTTACAATTTATTATTAGGTCGTTTATTAGGACCCGAAGCATTCGCTGAAGCTGCTTTATTAATTACTTTATTATTAGTCTTATCATTTGTAGGAATGACATTTCAACTGGCTACCGCAAAATTTGCAGTATTATTTTCAGGAGATCAGTGGTTAAGTTTTAAAAATAGAAGTTATAAACATGCTACTATTTTTGGCACTATTGCTGGAATACTAATCATCGTATTTTCTAAAAACTTACAGGAACTCTTTCATACAAAAAGCCATTGGATGTTTATTCTGTTTGGTATTGGTGTGCCTTTGTACTTTTTCATGAGTGTAAATAGAGGAAATTACCAAGGGAATCAAGATTTTAAAAATCTATCAATAACCTACCAAACCGAAATGTGGAGTAGGTTGCTAATCACTATAGCACTCTTATTATTAGTCCCTTTAGAGTCCTCTTTTTTAGTGGCATTAGGTATAGGGATTTCATTTATATTTGGACTAATCCCTTCAGATTTAAAAGATTTATCCTTTACATCCAAAGCAAAATTATTACCAGAAAATGCAAAGCGAGTAACGAAGTTTATGATTCTTACCGCCTGCTATGAATTTACTCAAATTATCATAAATAACAGCGATATTCTTTTGGTCAAACATTATTTTGATGCATTAGATGCGGGTCTTTATGCCTCGCTAGCGTTAATTGGGAGAGTGGTTTACTTTGTTGCTTGGATGTTTGTCATGCTATTGTTACCCACGGTAGTTCAAAAACAAAAGGATGGTGAGCCTACCGCTCCTATATTATTTAAATATGTTGGGTATATAGGGCTTTTATCGGCTGTTATTGTAACAGCTTGTTATATCATGCCTGAGTTTATTATTACCATCATGTTTGGTGATGCCTATATAGCTATGGCTGGTTTATTATGGCAATACGCTTTAGCCACATCCTTATTCGCTATTGGAAACATATTTGCCTATTATTTCTTGTCATTAGATCATTATGTACCCGTAATACTATCAGGGTTATTAGGCATGTCTCAAATTATATTAGTCGTGTTTTATCATGACACGTTAGAAATAGTCGTACAAGTACAAATTATAGCTATGGCCATTTTATTAGCAGTACAAATCATTTATTTTTTATTGAAAAAATCGAAATTATAA
- a CDS encoding FIST signal transduction protein, with product MKIVQVIKHKGKEWDFKSDKKDLKNPLVLVFGNRYLLESDTIYKEVKEIFPDGNIVFGSTSGEIIGENVFDDSITVTAISFEKSSYVIHSENIKKFDSDTELLGEKLSSTFDREGLKHLFIVSEGSLINGSALIKGLEKNITNNTNISGGLCGDGARFEKTVSSFNENPKIGEIIAIGLYGDSLEITCANYGGWTAFGPERVITKSVNNVLYELDSQPALDLYKKYLGDKANELPQAALLYPLSLRVKDSSEIVVRTILNIDENTNTMILAGDVPEGATVQLMMSTVDDIVDGASKAAEYAMRSRIKKPELALLVSCIGRKLVMNQRTEEEIEEVIETIGHQAVVTGFYSYGELSPFSNQIGCKLHNQTMTLTLISE from the coding sequence ATGAAAATAGTACAAGTCATAAAACATAAAGGCAAAGAGTGGGATTTTAAATCAGATAAAAAAGATTTAAAGAATCCGCTTGTACTCGTTTTTGGAAATAGATATTTATTAGAATCAGATACCATCTATAAAGAAGTGAAAGAAATTTTTCCTGATGGAAATATAGTATTTGGTTCTACTTCTGGTGAAATAATTGGTGAAAATGTTTTTGATGATAGTATTACAGTTACCGCCATATCATTTGAAAAAAGTTCTTATGTAATACATTCAGAAAATATAAAGAAATTTGATAGTGATACTGAACTACTAGGCGAAAAATTATCTAGTACCTTTGATAGAGAAGGTTTAAAACATCTTTTTATAGTTTCTGAAGGGAGTTTAATAAACGGGTCTGCTCTTATAAAAGGTCTTGAAAAAAATATTACTAATAACACTAATATTTCGGGCGGACTCTGTGGTGACGGTGCTCGGTTTGAAAAAACGGTATCATCATTTAATGAAAACCCAAAAATAGGAGAAATAATTGCCATAGGTCTTTATGGAGATTCCTTAGAAATTACTTGTGCTAATTATGGGGGTTGGACTGCTTTTGGTCCAGAACGTGTTATTACAAAATCTGTAAATAATGTTCTTTATGAATTAGATAGCCAACCGGCTTTAGATTTATACAAAAAATATTTAGGTGATAAGGCTAATGAATTGCCACAAGCAGCTCTATTATACCCGTTAAGTTTACGTGTAAAAGACAGTAGTGAAATTGTGGTCAGAACAATTTTAAATATAGATGAAAATACCAATACCATGATTTTGGCAGGAGATGTTCCTGAAGGTGCTACCGTACAATTAATGATGTCTACGGTTGATGATATTGTAGATGGTGCATCTAAAGCAGCTGAATATGCTATGCGTTCTAGAATAAAAAAACCAGAATTAGCGTTATTGGTCAGTTGTATTGGAAGAAAATTGGTAATGAACCAACGAACAGAAGAAGAAATAGAAGAAGTGATAGAAACTATAGGCCATCAGGCAGTAGTTACTGGGTTTTACTCTTACGGAGAATTATCCCCATTTTCTAATCAAATAGGATGTAAATTACATAATCAAACAATGACCTTAACTCTGATTAGCGAATAA
- a CDS encoding sensor histidine kinase gives MHSLLKRQIRKHLPENLKDSEEVTAFLEAINNSYEDYDGKADMVQRAMNISSKELFQTNKVLRLESESQRKTLTILEKAIRVLNDTKITENEETSTKDSLEIDALEFATKIEKQAKDIIKMTAEKNTLLKNLERQNASLNDYAHMVSHDLKSPIRNINALMSWILEDEKEKFSSASITNCNLVSQNLQKMDALIDGILRHAVIDSLEEEQIQLNLNNLIEEIKKTIFIPENIQVRIYGKLPTFLTEKYKVEQLFKNLITNAVTATEHVDQGLIVIQHIDDTNFWKFSVTDNGKGIAKKHQESIFNMFKKLENDSKASGIGLALVKKVVNIYDGDIWLESEENKGTTIYFTLKK, from the coding sequence ATGCACTCACTCCTAAAAAGACAAATACGAAAACATTTACCTGAAAATTTAAAAGATTCTGAGGAGGTTACTGCTTTTTTAGAGGCCATTAATAACTCCTACGAAGATTATGATGGAAAGGCAGATATGGTGCAAAGAGCAATGAATATAAGTTCTAAAGAATTATTTCAAACAAATAAAGTATTGCGTTTAGAATCAGAAAGTCAGCGTAAAACCTTAACTATTTTAGAAAAAGCAATTCGTGTTTTAAATGATACAAAAATTACCGAAAATGAAGAAACTAGTACTAAAGATTCCTTAGAAATAGATGCTTTAGAGTTTGCTACTAAAATAGAAAAACAAGCCAAGGATATTATAAAAATGACTGCAGAAAAAAACACCCTACTTAAGAATTTAGAGCGGCAAAATGCTTCTTTAAATGACTATGCACATATGGTATCGCATGATTTAAAATCACCTATCCGAAATATCAATGCCTTAATGTCTTGGATATTAGAAGATGAAAAAGAAAAATTTTCATCCGCTAGTATAACTAATTGCAATCTGGTTTCTCAAAATCTTCAAAAAATGGATGCGCTTATTGATGGTATTTTAAGACATGCTGTTATAGATTCATTAGAAGAAGAACAAATACAGCTAAATTTAAACAACCTAATAGAAGAGATAAAAAAAACTATTTTCATTCCAGAAAATATTCAGGTAAGAATTTATGGTAAGCTACCTACCTTTCTAACAGAAAAGTATAAAGTAGAACAGCTTTTTAAAAATTTAATAACCAATGCCGTTACTGCCACAGAACATGTAGACCAAGGACTGATTGTTATTCAACATATTGACGATACCAATTTCTGGAAATTTTCTGTTACAGACAATGGTAAAGGTATTGCCAAAAAACATCAAGAAAGTATTTTTAATATGTTTAAGAAACTAGAAAACGATTCTAAAGCTTCTGGGATTGGTTTAGCATTAGTAAAAAAAGTAGTTAATATCTATGATGGGGATATTTGGCTAGAATCTGAAGAAAATAAAGGAACTACAATATATTTTACTTTAAAAAAATAA
- a CDS encoding tetratricopeptide repeat protein — protein sequence MRKFILIIPILFCQLLLSQTDDMTNGFKLLEKGDFEKAETFFKEYLGEYPDNKTAKLCYGRAVGLSGDPEKANAMFKSLLVEYPGDFEIQINYNESFLWDKKYSEAEPLYEELVSENPENFGAVLGYANTLSNLKKYSKALVMVNRAIALQPENVSAKVSRKYMKLGYANSYVNNQEYQKGINYLNEIFTDFPEDRDALLNLANVYLIIKETEKAKNIYTRLAISPKDSITALNGIALAEHIGENDKEALRVAIQAKEKVNAIDDTKLKEQTYDRYVQALIWNNKYGKAKEEIALLEKRYPEKNWFAALKATRGMYTADFKTSLANYDAILARDSASFDGNLGKANALFASDRIIPAYEAAFQTLKIFNKQKDAQGFIEKLNIQFTPSVEEHIAYTFDNGNNVAYSSNTSFNVPITTRLLTTLSYQYRNTENSVTLNKAQSHVVLGGITYKLMPKTNLKAIVGINNSSGTDISYTQPVFDIKLQTQPFKLQSLDFGYQREVQSFNAELIEQEIVMNHFGLNYNLGTNFKLGWYTQLMHTRQTDDNIRNLLFTSLYYNVFKKPAFKVGLNFQYITFKDQLPIIYFSPETYQAFELFGDLRGKFSEKTTYMLSAASGLQKVEEDDQTVIFRAEVGVKHQFNKRWNVELYGKYSNIASATAAGFEFTEIGLKVKWLFLKEPFYFKKLKKNNE from the coding sequence ATGAGAAAGTTTATCCTTATTATACCCATACTTTTTTGTCAATTGCTATTGTCTCAAACAGATGATATGACTAACGGTTTCAAATTACTAGAAAAAGGTGATTTTGAAAAAGCAGAAACATTCTTTAAAGAGTATCTGGGGGAGTATCCTGATAATAAAACTGCAAAACTTTGCTACGGTAGAGCGGTAGGGCTTAGTGGTGATCCAGAAAAAGCAAACGCTATGTTTAAGTCTTTGTTGGTAGAATATCCAGGAGATTTTGAGATCCAGATTAATTATAATGAATCTTTTCTTTGGGATAAAAAATATAGTGAAGCAGAGCCTTTGTATGAGGAGTTAGTTTCGGAGAATCCAGAAAATTTTGGTGCTGTTTTAGGATATGCGAATACCTTATCTAATTTAAAAAAGTATAGCAAAGCTTTAGTTATGGTGAATAGGGCTATTGCATTACAGCCAGAAAATGTAAGTGCTAAAGTTTCAAGAAAATATATGAAATTAGGCTATGCCAATAGCTATGTAAACAACCAAGAATATCAGAAAGGAATAAATTATTTAAATGAAATTTTCACAGATTTTCCTGAAGATAGGGATGCGTTATTAAACCTAGCCAATGTATATCTGATCATTAAAGAAACAGAAAAAGCTAAAAATATCTATACCCGTTTGGCGATAAGTCCAAAAGATTCTATTACAGCATTAAATGGTATTGCGCTTGCAGAACATATAGGAGAGAATGATAAAGAAGCTTTACGCGTTGCAATACAGGCAAAAGAAAAGGTAAACGCTATTGATGATACAAAATTAAAAGAGCAAACCTATGATCGGTATGTACAAGCTCTTATTTGGAATAATAAATATGGAAAGGCAAAAGAAGAAATTGCGTTATTAGAAAAACGCTACCCAGAAAAGAATTGGTTTGCAGCTCTAAAGGCTACTCGTGGCATGTACACGGCAGATTTTAAAACAAGTTTAGCTAACTATGATGCCATTTTAGCAAGAGACAGTGCTTCGTTTGATGGAAACTTAGGAAAAGCAAATGCTCTTTTTGCATCAGATAGAATAATACCAGCCTATGAAGCTGCATTTCAAACTTTAAAAATATTTAATAAACAAAAAGATGCCCAAGGTTTTATAGAGAAGCTTAACATACAATTTACGCCCAGTGTAGAAGAGCATATTGCATATACTTTTGATAATGGTAATAATGTGGCCTATTCAAGCAATACAAGTTTTAATGTACCAATTACGACAAGGTTGTTAACGACCTTAAGCTATCAATATAGAAATACAGAAAATTCTGTGACCCTAAATAAAGCACAATCACATGTAGTACTTGGAGGTATAACGTATAAGCTTATGCCGAAAACAAATTTGAAGGCTATTGTTGGAATAAATAATTCAAGCGGCACAGATATATCTTATACACAACCTGTTTTTGATATAAAACTTCAGACACAACCTTTTAAGCTTCAGAGTTTAGATTTTGGATACCAAAGAGAGGTGCAAAGTTTTAATGCAGAATTAATTGAACAAGAAATTGTAATGAACCATTTTGGCTTAAATTATAATTTAGGAACCAATTTTAAACTTGGTTGGTATACTCAGTTAATGCATACGAGACAAACAGATGATAACATACGAAACCTACTTTTTACTTCGCTCTATTACAATGTTTTTAAAAAGCCAGCCTTTAAAGTAGGATTAAATTTTCAGTACATTACATTTAAAGACCAATTACCCATCATATATTTTAGTCCAGAAACCTACCAAGCTTTTGAATTGTTTGGTGATTTAAGAGGTAAATTCTCTGAAAAGACTACCTATATGCTAAGTGCAGCTTCAGGATTACAAAAAGTGGAAGAAGATGATCAAACTGTAATTTTTAGAGCTGAAGTAGGGGTAAAACATCAATTTAACAAAAGATGGAATGTAGAGCTGTATGGTAAATATAGTAATATAGCTTCTGCTACCGCAGCTGGTTTTGAGTTTACAGAAATTGGTTTAAAAGTAAAATGGTTGTTTCTTAAAGAACCATTTTACTTTAAGAAGTTGAAGAAAAACAATGAATAA